From a single Diachasmimorpha longicaudata isolate KC_UGA_2023 chromosome 13, iyDiaLong2, whole genome shotgun sequence genomic region:
- the LOC135168622 gene encoding uncharacterized protein LOC135168622: MRESIHPLGHLVRIEAHEIRDKHCFLPYHVVIKDSSSTTKHRIVNNASAKTSTGVSLNDCLMVGAVVQDGSFEIALRFREHQIVLLADIEKMYKQIRLHPDDAQYQLILWRENENDRLQTYKIPVVLFGSASAPFSATRVLNQLADDEETKFPLASQVIKRDSYVDNVLTGADAIEKAIELRDQLISLTKAGEFTLRKWISNDLRVIQSLPDSLTNVDLLNETSNTKALGIQWNRVKDEIVYKIIESFDDKITKRTILSNVARLYDPIGLIGPVIVKAKLIMQMLWQDKIEWDESVPQYIHTAWYDLRNQLFHLNELRFTRKVAINNAIHIEIHGFCDASERAYGACIYIRSVDKNGNILTTLVCSKNRVAPLKTISLPKLELCAALLLTRLLKTYLDATTLKFNSIFLWSDSSITLQWINMQPYLLNTFVANRVAEIREITSTISWRHVPTRDNTADILSRGLSPIDLVKHETWQTGPTWLQKDASEWPKALACSESIPELRSIQAIHLVTEKVEFMTKYSSINKLKRVLAYPSGGRRHLQKIRYRSNVANRY; this comes from the coding sequence ATGCGCGAATCCATCCATCCGTTAGGACATCTAGTTCGTATTGAAGCTCATGAGATACGGGACAAGCACTGCTTTCTGCCTTATCACGTAGTAATTAAAGACTCTAGTTCAACGACAAAACATCGCATAGTCAACAATGCTTCTGCTAAAACGAGCACGGGAGTATCGTTGAATGACTGTTTGATGGTTGGAGCCGTTGTTCAAGATGGTAGCTTCGAGATCGCGTTAAGATTTCGCGAGCATCAAATTGTGTTACTCGCAGATAtcgaaaaaatgtataaacaaATACGTCTTCACCCAGACGATGCGCAGTACCAGTTAATATTATGGCGAGAAAACGAAAACGATAGGTTGCAAACATACAAGATTCCGGTGGTTTTGTTCGGCAGCGCATCAGCCCCATTCTCCGCGACTCGCGTCCTTAACCAACTCGCGGACGACGAAGAAACCAAGTTTCCTTTGGCAAGCCAAGTTATTAAACGGGATAGTTACGTTGACAATGTACTGACCGGGGCAGACGCGATTGAAAAAGCCATAGAATTACGCGACCAACTAATAAGTCTCACCAAGGCGGGCGAATTCACTTTGAGAAAATGGATCTCAAATGACTTACGCGTCATTCAGTCACTGCCCGACTCATTGACAAATGTGGACTTATTAAATGAAACGTCAAACACGAAAGCGCTAGGCATTCAATGGAATAGAGTGAAAGACGAAATTGTTTACAAGATCATCGAGAGCTTTGATGATAAAATCACGAAACGGACAATTCTTTCAAATGTAGCACGTCTTTATGATCCCATAGGCTTAATCGGTCCGGTGATCGTAAAAgcaaaattaattatgcaaATGCTATGGCAAGATAAAATTGAGTGGGACGAATCGGTCCCTCAATACATACACACGGCTTGGTATGATCTTAGAAATCAACTGTTTCACTTAAATGAACTGAGGTTCACTAGGAAGGTAGCGATTAATAACGCGATTCACATCGAAATACACGGGTTCTGTGACGCGAGCGAAAGGGCTTACGGCGCGTGTATTTATATCCGCTCCGTTGATAAAAACGGTAACATTCTCACTACTCTCGTATGTTCAAAAAATCGCGTGGCTCCACTAAAGACCATCTCTCTGCCAAAGCTAGAATTATGCGCAGCTTTGTTGTTAACCAGATTACTAAAGACCTATCTTGACGCAACGACACTCAAGttcaattctatttttctaTGGTCGGATTCCTCAATCACACTACAATGGATAAATATGCAGCCTTATCTGTTGAACACATTTGTCGCAAATCGAGTAGCGGAGATCAGAGAAATTACAAGCACGATATCTTGGAGACATGTACCGACGCGAGATAACACTGCCGATATTCTTTCGCGCGGTTTATCACCGATTGATCTAGTAAAACACGAAACCTGGCAAACTGGACCAACTTGGCTTCAGAAAGACGCATCGGAATGGCCAAAGGCTCTGGCATGCTCAGAATCAATTCCTGAGCTGCGATCAATACAGGCAATTCACCTTGTCACCGAAAAGGTCGAATTTATGACTAAATATtcttcaattaataaattaaaacgcGTGTTAGCTTACCCAAGTGGGGGTCGCCGACACCTACAAAAAATACGATATCGTTCCAATGTCGCAAATCGGTACTAA
- the LOC135168624 gene encoding uncharacterized protein LOC135168624, translating into MQDQTVRDAGRELTKLKTLTGALKSRLTRFTSFLHDPFNQTKKTEIRVRFTKIESILEEFESITQSIDTLTGIESNDYEEFEKIFYEVVSRAHDFMEKSNSTLVPQQSIAEVNSHNNPQLRLPRIELTTFNGAFDKWLSFINHFNSMVHENSSLSKIQKLYYLKSCLKEEAEEIISSLELTEENYEVALQLLKDRYDNKRVIIQKHVRALMDLPTIGKESALELRKFIDAMSMHLRALKALGQPIDTWDTLLIHSFTAKLDRVTHQEWEKSVTETEMPTMKDFTSFLEKRCQILQVTSINLANKSVPPAKLNNIKKQVFAVAQSSDGCAICKGSHKVYMCDSLKNLSVKDRFEKVKSSKLCFNCLKGGHSNSDCKWSGCKKCGKKHNTMLHYDANDFNTRNHNQTGNAQPEASTASFNGVAYKAYSALVSPQSVLSTAVINIKNQDGNLVKARVLLDNGAQSNFITEDLVKVLQLSRNHIDIPVETLNQIETRIKYSVRADINSRCTCYKETVEFLVLPNICNHLPYEYIDKRTIKVPLRKPLADPEFNKPQVIDALLGVELFFHLLCIGQERIPGSTALWQKTKLGWILAGKINSSTQSNKPRQCMLSFNALHKSLIKFWEIEEVQNQKFLSEEEHQVE; encoded by the coding sequence ATGCAAGACCAGACAGTTCGTGATGCTGGTAGGGAGCtgacaaaattgaaaactctAACAGGCGCGCTGAAAAGTAGACTTACCAGATTTACTAGTTTTTTACATGATCCATTCAATCAAACCAAGAAAACGGAAATTAGAGTGCGTTTCACTAAAATCGAATCAATCTTGGAAGAGTTCGAGTCAATTACTCAATCAATCGATACGCTGACGGGCATAGAGTCAAACGACTATGAGGAGTTTGAGAAGATTTTTTATGAAGTCGTAAGCCGCGCGCATGATTTCATGGAAAAGTCGAATAGCACCCTGGTGCCACAACAGTCAATCGCAGAAGTAAATTCACATAATAATCCTCAGCTTCGATTGCCAAGAATCGAGCTGACAACATTCAATGGTGCATTCGACAAGTGGCTATCCTTTATTAATCATTTCAATTCAATGGTGcatgaaaattcaagtttaagtaaaattcaaaaattatattatttaaagaGCTGCTTGAAAGAAGAAGCAGAGGAAATTATAAGTTCACTCGAGTTGACTGAGGAAAATTACGAAGTCGCATTGCAATTATTAAAAGATCGTTACGACAATAAACGCGTTATAATTCAAAAGCACGTTCGCGCTCTCATGGATTTGCCGACGATCGGGAAAGAGTCCGCGCTAGAACTCCGCAAATTTATTGATGCAATGAGCATGCATTTACGCGCACTTAAGGCATTAGGGCAGCCCATCGATACATGGGACACGTTGCTAATCCACTCGTTTACGGCTAAACTTGATCGCGTTACGCATCAAGAATGGGAAAAGTCAGTAACCGAGACCGAGATGCCGACGATGAAAGATTTCACGTCTTTTCTGGAGAAACGTTGCCAAATTCTCCAAGTCACAAGTATTAATCTGGCAAATAAATCGGTACCACCTGcgaaattgaataatattaaaaagCAAGTGTTTGCAGTTGCGCAATCATCAGACGGATGCGCAATTTGCAAAGGTTCGCACAAGGTCTACATGTGCGATTCGCTTAAGAATCTCTCCGTTAAAGATCGTTTCGAGAAGGTCAAATCAAGCAAGCTCTGCTTCAATTGCTTGAAGGGAGGCCATTCGAACTCTGACTGTAAATGGTCAGGGTGTAAAAAATGTGGCAAAAAGCATAATACGATGCTACACTACGATGCGAACGACTTCAATACGCGAAATCATAATCAGACGGGCAACGCACAACCAGAAGCTTCAACTGCGAGCTTTAATGGGGTTGCTTACAAAGCATACAGTGCGCTGGTGTCGCCGCAATCTGTACTTTCTACCGCGGtcataaacataaaaaatcaagacgGAAATCTTGTAAAAGCACGAGTGCTATTAGATAATGGAGCACAGTCAAACTTCATTACGGAAGACTTGGTTAAGGTTCTGCAGTTATCGCGTAATCATATTGATATTCCGGTAGAAACCCTAAATCAAATAGAGACGCGTATAAAATATTCTGTCCGGGCTGACATTAATTCGCGATGCACATGCTATAAAGAGACAGTAGAATTTCTCGTATTGCCAAACATCTGCAATCACCTACCGTACGAGTACATTGACAAGCGAACAATTAAAGTACCATTAAGGAAGCCATTAGCTGACCCCGAATTCAATAAGCCGCAAGTAATTGACGCTTTACTCGGCGTGGAATTGTTTTTCCATCTCCTGTGCATCGGCCAAGAGAGAATTCCGGGATCTACAGCTTTGTGGCAGAAAACAAAGTTAGGTTGGATACTCGCGGGTAAAATCAATTCATCAACTCAATCGAACAAGCCTAGACAATGTATGCTGTCCTTTAACGCGTTGCATAAATCGCTAATtaaattttgggaaattgaagaggttcaaaatcagaaatttctctccgagGAAGAACATCAAGTCgagtga
- the LOC135168521 gene encoding uncharacterized protein LOC135168521 has protein sequence MARLRLARKDLHGPTNPNEDAARPETSKTHESQSNIQTRLSTVTAALGTGLMWAIKAKGANEKPVIDVNYTQLISALNDSSWIIAGLQHQISISRRAMILPLMSPLVRRAVGKK, from the exons ATGGCACGCCTCAGACTCGCCCGCAAGGATCTCCACGGACCAACCAACCCCAACGAAGATGCTGCTCGTCCGGAGACCAGTAAGACACACGAATCACAG AGCAACATTCAAACTCGACTGAGTACAGTTACGGCAGCACTGGGCACGGGGCTCATGTGGGCCATCAAGGCTAAGGGAGCCAATGAGAAGCCAGTCATCGATGTCAATTATACGCAATTGATTTCAGCACTAAACGATTCCAGTTGGATTATTGCTGGATTACAGCAtcaaatttccatttcaaGACGTGCCATGATACTGCCATTGATGAGTCCTCTTGTTAGAAGGGCtgttgggaaaaaataa